The Aeromicrobium yanjiei genome includes a region encoding these proteins:
- a CDS encoding ECF transporter S component has translation MSSAHTSPSGFYVHYRTIDLVTIATLGVAFGVIFWGWNKAYEPLSDLAVFGYPPSSALLAGVWLTAGVVGGLVVRKPGAAFATELIAAAVSTVVIGGSQWGFSTLASGFWQGIGAELVFLLFFYRRFGLVVAALAGAVAAGFEAVYEWSSYYPDWDWPYKLAHLGFFVTSGVVIAGLGGFALVRALARTGVLDAFGAGREQAVEV, from the coding sequence ATGAGTTCTGCACACACGTCCCCATCCGGGTTCTACGTCCACTATCGGACGATCGACCTGGTCACCATCGCCACCTTGGGTGTCGCCTTCGGCGTCATCTTCTGGGGGTGGAACAAGGCCTATGAGCCGCTCAGCGACCTGGCCGTCTTCGGCTATCCGCCCAGCTCGGCCCTGCTGGCCGGCGTCTGGTTGACGGCGGGAGTCGTCGGCGGCCTGGTGGTCCGCAAGCCCGGCGCTGCCTTCGCGACCGAGCTGATCGCCGCAGCCGTCTCGACCGTCGTCATCGGCGGCAGCCAGTGGGGATTCAGCACGCTGGCCTCGGGCTTCTGGCAGGGGATCGGCGCCGAGCTGGTGTTCCTGCTGTTCTTCTACCGCCGGTTCGGACTCGTCGTCGCGGCGCTCGCGGGCGCCGTGGCGGCAGGCTTCGAGGCCGTCTACGAGTGGTCGTCGTACTACCCCGACTGGGACTGGCCCTACAAGCTCGCGCACCTCGGCTTCTTCGTCACCTCGGGCGTCGTCATCGCCGGACTGGGCGGTTTTGCGCTGGTCCGTGCCCTTGCGAGGACCGGCGTCCTGGACGCGTTCGGGGCCGGGCGCGAGCAGGCCGTCGAGGTCTAG
- a CDS encoding MFS transporter: MSETGARAPSRWLMLGVSMLGQVAATIYVNGAPFLIPYLHLERGLSLPEAGVIAAAPFVGVMATLVLWGLVVDRIGERASMAAGLAIVTVGATGAAFSSSLVALGAWFVLGGIGAGSTNSASGRIVVGWFPAHRRGLAMGIRQTALPLGVGAAALLVPNTVSTEGLRATLLVTAAICAAATALAALLIVDPPRPSREQAADSGQLVNPYRRDHRLTRIHLASALLVIPQFTVWTYMLVWLIDEKGWSTFAASALVAATQLLGAAGRIGAGWWSDRVGSRLGPMRVVAIAAAATMLALGLLSGTPLGIALIVIATAVTVADNGLAFTSVAEIGGPYWSGRAMGLQNTGQYVVSAAVPPLIGALISGHGYAVAFAVVALAPLLAIPLVPVRGERLSATD, encoded by the coding sequence ATGAGTGAGACCGGGGCGCGCGCACCGAGCCGCTGGCTGATGCTCGGCGTCTCGATGCTCGGTCAGGTCGCCGCCACGATCTACGTCAACGGCGCCCCGTTCCTCATCCCCTACCTGCACCTTGAGCGCGGGCTGAGCCTGCCCGAGGCCGGCGTCATCGCGGCTGCGCCGTTCGTGGGGGTCATGGCCACCCTCGTCCTGTGGGGGCTGGTGGTCGACCGGATCGGGGAACGCGCCAGCATGGCGGCGGGCCTGGCGATCGTCACCGTGGGCGCGACGGGGGCCGCGTTCAGCTCGTCTCTGGTCGCGCTCGGCGCCTGGTTCGTCCTCGGTGGCATCGGTGCGGGCAGTACCAACTCCGCGAGCGGGCGCATCGTGGTCGGCTGGTTCCCGGCCCACCGCCGTGGTCTCGCGATGGGCATCAGGCAGACCGCCCTGCCGCTCGGCGTCGGCGCCGCCGCCCTGCTGGTGCCCAACACGGTCTCCACGGAGGGGCTCCGCGCGACCCTGCTCGTCACGGCGGCGATCTGTGCCGCGGCGACCGCACTCGCGGCCCTGCTGATCGTCGACCCGCCCCGGCCCAGCCGCGAGCAGGCCGCCGACAGCGGACAGCTCGTCAACCCGTACCGCCGCGACCACCGCCTCACCCGCATCCACCTGGCCTCGGCCCTGCTCGTGATCCCGCAGTTCACGGTCTGGACCTACATGCTGGTCTGGCTGATCGACGAGAAGGGCTGGTCGACGTTCGCCGCGAGTGCGCTGGTCGCCGCGACCCAGCTGCTCGGCGCGGCCGGCCGGATCGGCGCGGGCTGGTGGTCCGACCGAGTCGGCAGCCGGCTGGGCCCGATGCGCGTGGTCGCGATCGCCGCGGCGGCGACGATGCTGGCCCTGGGCCTGCTGTCCGGGACCCCCCTCGGCATCGCGCTGATCGTCATCGCGACGGCCGTGACGGTCGCCGACAACGGCTTGGCGTTCACGTCCGTGGCCGAGATCGGCGGTCCGTACTGGTCCGGACGGGCCATGGGCCTGCAGAACACCGGCCAGTACGTCGTCTCGGCCGCAGTGCCCCCGCTGATCGGCGCGCTCATCTCCGGGCACGGCTACGCGGTCGCGTTCGCAGTCGTCGCGCTCGCCCCGCTCCTCGCGATCCCCCTCGTCCCAGTCCGAGGCGAACGCCTCTCAGCGACCGACTGA
- a CDS encoding GNAT family N-acetyltransferase produces MSSLLVRAAVEDDLAVILGLTAEDSMHYFDEPAGVSTRQRAAFAEIIADAHQDLLVGEIDGTVVCTAQVTWMRMLSADGGLYCQVEAVRTAAASRGRGIGGELMAWIEADARRRGAARLQLTSNRQRTRAHAFYGRLGYVASHVGMKKNLL; encoded by the coding sequence ATGTCGTCCCTGCTCGTCCGAGCAGCCGTCGAGGACGACCTGGCAGTGATCCTCGGTTTGACCGCCGAGGACTCGATGCACTACTTCGACGAGCCGGCGGGCGTCTCGACCCGCCAGCGCGCGGCCTTCGCAGAGATCATCGCCGACGCGCACCAGGACCTCCTGGTCGGTGAGATCGACGGGACGGTCGTCTGCACCGCCCAGGTCACCTGGATGCGCATGCTGTCGGCCGACGGCGGGCTCTACTGCCAGGTGGAGGCGGTGCGCACGGCCGCAGCATCCCGGGGGCGCGGCATCGGCGGCGAGCTGATGGCCTGGATCGAGGCCGACGCTCGCCGGCGCGGCGCCGCACGGCTGCAGCTGACCAGCAACCGGCAGCGCACGCGGGCTCATGCGTTCTACGGGCGGCTGGGCTACGTCGCGTCTCACGTGGGGATGAAGAAGAACCTGTTGTGA
- a CDS encoding GOLPH3/VPS74 family protein gives MTTAENFLLVLTDSDTGKAPIGQMAVEPVFGGAFLFDLVAAGRLELQGTGRKARLVVTDPTPVPDPLLQAAFERVLSARRPLTPQSAVSRLGKKGRERTYDALAAAGAVRPRPEKALGLFPVTRHDVVDVARREALLAGIRASLLNGQPADETTGPIIGLLSAADLTKAVVDKPDRSLAKARAKVISEGDWASASVRKAIQAAQSAITTTIVAATIVTSSSS, from the coding sequence ATGACGACCGCAGAGAACTTCCTGCTCGTGCTGACCGACTCCGACACCGGCAAGGCCCCGATCGGACAGATGGCCGTCGAGCCCGTGTTCGGCGGGGCGTTCTTGTTCGACCTCGTCGCGGCCGGTCGGCTCGAGCTGCAGGGCACGGGACGCAAGGCGCGCCTCGTCGTGACGGATCCGACCCCGGTGCCGGATCCACTGCTGCAAGCGGCGTTCGAGCGCGTCCTCTCGGCGCGCCGTCCGCTGACGCCGCAGAGCGCGGTCTCGCGGCTGGGCAAGAAGGGTCGCGAGCGGACGTACGACGCGCTCGCCGCCGCGGGTGCCGTGCGTCCGCGCCCGGAGAAGGCACTCGGCCTCTTCCCGGTGACCCGCCACGACGTGGTGGACGTCGCTCGCCGCGAGGCGCTGCTGGCAGGCATACGCGCGAGCCTGCTGAACGGCCAGCCGGCCGACGAGACCACCGGCCCGATCATCGGTCTGCTGTCGGCCGCCGACCTGACCAAGGCTGTCGTCGACAAGCCCGACCGCTCCCTGGCCAAGGCGCGCGCGAAGGTCATCTCCGAGGGCGACTGGGCCAGCGCGAGCGTGCGCAAGGCCATCCAGGCCGCGCAGAGCGCGATCACGACGACCATCGTCGCGGCGACCATCGTCACTAGCTCGTCCAGCTGA
- a CDS encoding Ig-like domain repeat protein, producing MSLPSGASAADGELASGSDWSVSQAPGGYLVTVDLDKKLPMVSDAPTIEVDGRSIGIATESGDGKSLSVFTTDAGVVKADDVDAGWFSKPSTGIAARLGAAATAAPLAAQAEELDANPASTGRYEFTESVYNFGAQSVPLAGIGGIKGEMQGKIYLPKTGGARPTVLLLHGRHTSCSTGVTPATRWPCNPGQINVPSFAGYDGTARALASHGYAVVSIAANAINSNDNQLALDQGAQARGQLLLDTLSMLDKAGKGQPLSYFDAQTDKDVTLAEALADQSPLPGLTEATQPMSPADLVGRFDLTDVGMMGHSRGGEGVTSAATLNQALDKPWGIKTILPLAPVDFARMTVPNVAMNVILPYCDGDVSNQQGQHMLDDSRYAFDDDSLRSGVWAMGANHNFFNTVWTPGVYGYSVSDDWGATSTDAVCGPRSATNIRMTAQEQYDMGTAYMAGWFRLTLGGEKQFLPMFDGSGTVPAVLNGEDVRSVSTAPASARATITSFESTSSLVRPVGSATATVCASAAGRTVPQALPACTTSINTSAAPHWTPASNGGNVPATPVTKLAWTALTAGQTPSELRVGVPAKARNAAGAERLSVKIAADESVQAGTDLTLSVIDAEGATYSSKVSALNPLAVNRLPASGTSALLKKLVLQQVNVPTSALKDAGLDVSDIREVRFAAATGADETPAGAVYLSDLAFESSSVGTPAVKTETTINVRGTSVAEGDAPGTADIAVYLSDKASTPVTGYVSVLGSATGRGGITMEKVTFAPGETCKVVSSPILGDKLASSTNSTVIKTSVINTSGAVMGSKALDNLVVREDDGVTGSAVALPAAGVQGDACAELAASGTTGAVTVSDTTPAPGDQVTFTASGYRSGESVAFTVGAASLGEALADASGTVVLTAALPTDAAIGEATVTAVGSGTGFTSTGSISVLTATATTLALSPEIPGINESATLTATVTGTDTAGTVEFFDGDTSLGTADVTDGTATLEVPAGFKAGEHSFTAAFGQTASAQRSESNVVGLTLTKGKSGIAMVLASDTSVYGTGVKGSVGVANGDGGTVTVSYGSTSFDVQLGDEGTATFSLPKTLNAGTYDVEAVFNGTDKVDPSGVATAKHVVKKKATTAKTSSKSKVKKGKSFTVKTYVRGATAGTQPTGTVKVYVKKSGGKYVLTRTLKVSAAAKGVVSTKVKVTKTGTARIKSVYSGNGNYAGVTSPTKAVRITK from the coding sequence GTGTCCCTGCCGTCCGGTGCGTCAGCCGCAGACGGAGAGCTCGCCTCCGGCTCGGACTGGTCGGTCTCCCAGGCCCCCGGCGGCTATCTCGTCACGGTCGACCTGGACAAGAAGCTGCCCATGGTCTCGGACGCGCCCACGATCGAGGTCGACGGCCGGTCGATCGGCATCGCGACCGAGTCCGGCGACGGCAAGAGCCTCTCGGTGTTCACGACCGACGCGGGTGTCGTCAAGGCCGACGACGTGGACGCCGGCTGGTTCAGCAAGCCGTCGACCGGCATCGCCGCCCGCCTAGGCGCTGCCGCGACCGCAGCACCGCTCGCGGCGCAGGCCGAGGAGCTCGACGCCAACCCCGCCTCGACCGGTCGCTACGAGTTCACCGAGTCGGTCTACAACTTCGGCGCGCAGTCCGTCCCCCTGGCCGGCATCGGCGGCATCAAGGGTGAGATGCAGGGCAAGATCTACCTGCCCAAGACCGGCGGGGCGCGCCCGACCGTGCTGCTCCTGCACGGCCGTCACACCTCGTGCAGCACCGGCGTGACGCCTGCGACGCGTTGGCCCTGCAACCCCGGACAGATCAACGTCCCGAGCTTCGCCGGCTACGACGGCACGGCCCGTGCGCTGGCGAGTCACGGCTACGCGGTCGTCTCGATCGCGGCCAACGCGATCAACTCCAACGACAACCAGCTCGCGCTCGACCAGGGTGCGCAGGCACGCGGACAGCTGCTGCTCGACACGCTCTCGATGCTCGACAAGGCGGGCAAGGGCCAGCCGCTCAGCTACTTCGACGCGCAGACCGACAAGGACGTCACCCTCGCCGAGGCCCTGGCCGACCAGAGCCCGCTCCCGGGCCTGACCGAGGCGACGCAGCCGATGAGCCCCGCAGACCTCGTCGGTCGCTTCGACCTGACCGACGTCGGCATGATGGGCCACTCCCGAGGCGGCGAGGGCGTCACCTCCGCGGCAACCCTCAACCAGGCGCTCGACAAGCCGTGGGGGATCAAGACGATCCTGCCCCTCGCGCCGGTCGACTTCGCGCGCATGACCGTCCCGAACGTCGCGATGAACGTGATCCTGCCCTACTGCGACGGCGACGTCTCCAACCAGCAGGGCCAGCACATGCTGGACGACTCGCGCTACGCGTTCGACGACGACTCGCTGCGCAGCGGCGTGTGGGCGATGGGCGCCAACCACAACTTCTTCAACACGGTCTGGACACCCGGTGTGTACGGCTACTCGGTGAGCGACGACTGGGGCGCGACGTCGACCGACGCGGTCTGCGGTCCGCGCTCGGCCACCAACATCCGCATGACGGCGCAGGAGCAGTACGACATGGGCACGGCCTACATGGCCGGCTGGTTCCGCCTGACCCTCGGTGGCGAGAAGCAGTTCCTGCCCATGTTCGACGGATCGGGCACGGTTCCCGCCGTGCTCAACGGTGAGGACGTCCGCAGCGTCTCGACGGCTCCGGCCTCGGCCCGCGCCACGATCACGTCGTTCGAGTCGACCAGCTCGCTGGTCCGTCCGGTCGGCTCCGCGACGGCCACGGTGTGCGCGAGCGCGGCAGGTCGTACGGTCCCGCAGGCGCTGCCGGCCTGCACGACGTCGATCAACACGTCGGCGGCTCCGCACTGGACGCCGGCGAGCAACGGCGGCAACGTGCCGGCGACGCCGGTCACCAAGCTCGCGTGGACGGCACTCACGGCAGGCCAGACGCCGAGCGAGCTGCGGGTCGGCGTGCCGGCCAAGGCGCGCAACGCTGCTGGTGCGGAGCGTCTGTCGGTCAAGATCGCTGCCGACGAGTCGGTCCAGGCCGGCACCGACCTGACCCTCAGCGTCATCGACGCCGAGGGTGCGACCTACAGCTCGAAGGTCTCGGCCCTGAACCCGCTGGCGGTCAACCGCCTGCCGGCGTCGGGGACGTCCGCACTGCTGAAGAAGCTCGTGCTGCAGCAGGTCAACGTGCCGACGTCCGCACTGAAGGACGCAGGCCTGGACGTGTCGGACATCCGTGAGGTGCGGTTCGCCGCGGCGACGGGTGCTGACGAGACCCCCGCCGGCGCGGTCTACCTCTCGGACCTCGCATTCGAGTCGTCCTCGGTGGGCACGCCCGCGGTCAAGACCGAGACGACGATCAACGTCCGCGGCACGTCGGTCGCGGAGGGTGATGCCCCCGGCACCGCCGACATCGCGGTCTACCTGAGCGACAAGGCGTCCACCCCGGTCACGGGCTACGTGTCGGTCCTCGGGTCGGCCACGGGGCGCGGCGGCATCACGATGGAGAAGGTCACCTTCGCCCCGGGCGAGACGTGCAAGGTCGTCTCGTCGCCGATCCTCGGCGACAAGCTGGCCAGCTCGACCAACAGCACGGTGATCAAGACGTCCGTCATCAACACCTCGGGCGCCGTCATGGGCTCGAAGGCGCTGGACAACCTCGTCGTCCGCGAGGACGACGGCGTGACCGGCTCCGCCGTGGCACTGCCCGCGGCTGGTGTGCAGGGCGATGCGTGTGCCGAGCTGGCGGCGTCCGGGACGACCGGTGCGGTCACGGTCAGCGACACGACGCCGGCCCCCGGCGACCAGGTGACGTTCACGGCCTCGGGCTACCGCTCGGGCGAGTCCGTGGCCTTCACGGTGGGCGCCGCGAGCCTCGGTGAGGCGCTGGCCGACGCGAGCGGCACGGTCGTCCTCACGGCTGCTCTGCCCACGGACGCCGCGATCGGCGAGGCGACCGTCACGGCGGTCGGCTCGGGAACCGGGTTCACCTCCACGGGCTCGATCTCCGTGCTCACCGCCACCGCGACGACGCTCGCACTGTCCCCGGAGATCCCGGGGATCAACGAGAGCGCCACGCTGACCGCGACCGTCACGGGCACCGACACGGCAGGGACCGTCGAGTTCTTCGACGGCGACACGTCCCTGGGGACCGCTGACGTCACGGACGGCACGGCGACGCTCGAGGTCCCCGCGGGCTTCAAGGCCGGCGAGCACTCGTTCACCGCGGCGTTCGGGCAGACGGCCTCGGCCCAGCGCTCGGAGTCCAACGTGGTCGGGCTGACCCTCACCAAGGGCAAGTCGGGCATCGCGATGGTGCTGGCGTCGGACACCTCGGTGTACGGCACGGGCGTCAAGGGCTCGGTCGGCGTCGCCAACGGCGACGGCGGCACGGTGACCGTCTCCTACGGCAGCACCTCGTTCGACGTGCAGCTCGGCGACGAGGGCACGGCGACGTTCAGCCTGCCGAAGACGCTCAACGCCGGCACGTACGACGTCGAGGCGGTCTTCAACGGCACCGACAAGGTCGACCCCAGCGGGGTCGCCACGGCGAAGCACGTGGTCAAGAAGAAGGCCACGACGGCCAAGACCTCGTCGAAGTCGAAGGTCAAGAAGGGCAAGTCCTTCACGGTCAAGACCTACGTCCGCGGCGCGACGGCGGGCACCCAGCCGACCGGCACGGTCAAGGTCTACGTCAAGAAGTCCGGCGGGAAGTACGTCCTGACCCGCACGCTGAAGGTCTCGGCGGCCGCCAAGGGCGTCGTGAGCACCAAGGTCAAGGTCACCAAGACCGGCACGGCTCGCATTAAGTCGGTGTACTCCGGCAACGGCAACTACGCGGGCGTCACCAGCCCCACGAAGGCGGTGAGGATCACCAAGTAG
- a CDS encoding NAD(P)/FAD-dependent oxidoreductase yields MINGGVSFWWEQIGRPEQRPGLDGDLDCDVCIVGGGLTGLWTAYALAGLDPSLDIVVLEAEFAGFGASGRNGGWLSAELSGSKGRYAATHGAEGVRALVGAMQRAVDDVIEVCRVEGIDADIAKDGVLYVARSPSQLVRLREGLADDASWGLGDSHRVELGVDELAERVRVDRAVGATFSPHCARVHPAKLVAGIAAAAERRGVRILEGTRVTRIEPGVATTDHGVVRAARILRCLEGYTASVRGQRRTWLPMNSAMIVTDPLPEAVWDEIGWAGAELLGDRANAYCYAQRTADGRIALGGRGIPYRFGSRTDVDGRTQAWTVESLTGILHGMFPATRGAAIAHAWCGVLGVPRDWCASVSYDPSTGLGSAGGYVGSGLTTTHLAGRTLADLVLGRESDLTALPWVDRSVRRWEPEPLRWLGVRAMYGLYREADRREDRGLVRPSRLARIGDRLTGR; encoded by the coding sequence GTGATCAACGGCGGCGTCTCGTTCTGGTGGGAGCAGATCGGCCGGCCCGAGCAGCGTCCCGGCCTGGACGGAGACCTCGACTGCGATGTCTGCATCGTCGGCGGCGGACTCACCGGACTGTGGACCGCCTACGCCCTCGCAGGGCTCGACCCGTCGCTCGACATCGTGGTGCTGGAGGCCGAGTTCGCTGGCTTCGGGGCGTCCGGCCGCAACGGCGGCTGGCTCTCGGCCGAGCTGTCGGGGAGCAAGGGACGGTACGCCGCGACGCACGGCGCGGAGGGCGTCCGGGCACTCGTGGGAGCGATGCAGCGGGCGGTCGACGACGTCATCGAGGTGTGCCGGGTCGAGGGCATCGACGCCGACATCGCCAAGGACGGCGTGCTCTACGTGGCACGGTCGCCGTCCCAGCTCGTCCGTCTGCGCGAGGGCCTGGCCGACGACGCGTCGTGGGGGCTCGGCGACTCGCACCGCGTCGAGCTGGGCGTCGATGAGCTGGCCGAGCGGGTGCGCGTCGACCGTGCGGTGGGTGCCACGTTCAGCCCGCACTGCGCGCGGGTGCACCCGGCCAAGCTCGTCGCCGGGATCGCCGCGGCGGCCGAGCGGCGCGGCGTACGCATCCTGGAGGGGACCCGGGTGACCCGGATCGAGCCGGGCGTCGCCACGACCGATCACGGCGTCGTGCGGGCGGCCCGGATCCTGCGCTGTCTCGAGGGATACACCGCGAGCGTGCGGGGCCAGCGTCGTACGTGGCTGCCCATGAACTCGGCGATGATCGTGACGGATCCGTTGCCCGAGGCGGTCTGGGACGAGATCGGCTGGGCGGGCGCCGAGCTGCTCGGGGACCGGGCCAACGCGTACTGCTACGCACAGCGCACGGCCGACGGCCGGATCGCGCTCGGCGGGCGCGGCATCCCCTACCGGTTCGGCTCCCGCACCGACGTCGACGGCCGGACGCAGGCATGGACCGTCGAGTCGCTGACCGGCATCCTGCACGGCATGTTCCCCGCGACCCGTGGCGCGGCGATCGCCCACGCGTGGTGCGGCGTGCTCGGCGTCCCCCGCGACTGGTGCGCGAGCGTGTCGTACGACCCGTCGACCGGGCTCGGCTCGGCCGGCGGCTATGTCGGCAGCGGGCTCACCACGACCCACCTCGCGGGGCGTACGCTCGCCGATCTCGTGCTGGGTCGCGAGTCCGATCTCACCGCCCTGCCGTGGGTCGACCGGTCGGTCCGTCGCTGGGAGCCGGAGCCGCTGCGATGGCTCGGCGTGCGCGCGATGTACGGCCTGTACCGGGAGGCCGATCGCCGCGAGGACCGTGGCCTCGTCCGCCCGAGCCGCCTCGCGCGGATCGGCGATCGACTGACCGGTCGGTGA
- a CDS encoding DUF4916 domain-containing protein, which translates to MSVRTPDPNPGWLPDFALDETRARVPILYVEAVPVRVDANGNVEHIGILLRGSSTTGAMTRTLVSGRVLHGEAVRDALLRNLEKDLGPTAFPQLPTSIVPFTVAEYLPFPGVSALHDPRQHAVALAYVVAVTGECNPRQDALELTWLTPEEAAHPDVLADMEGGRGVLLKQALAHVGALR; encoded by the coding sequence ATGTCCGTGCGCACCCCTGACCCGAATCCCGGCTGGCTCCCCGACTTCGCCCTCGACGAGACGCGGGCCCGCGTGCCGATCCTGTACGTCGAGGCCGTCCCGGTGCGCGTCGACGCGAACGGCAACGTCGAGCACATCGGCATCCTGCTGCGCGGCTCGTCGACGACCGGCGCGATGACCCGCACCTTGGTGTCCGGTCGCGTCCTGCACGGGGAGGCGGTCCGCGACGCGCTGCTGCGCAACCTCGAGAAGGACCTGGGGCCGACGGCGTTCCCGCAGCTGCCGACCTCGATCGTGCCGTTCACGGTCGCGGAGTACCTCCCCTTCCCCGGCGTCTCCGCGCTGCACGATCCGCGTCAGCACGCGGTCGCACTGGCGTACGTCGTCGCCGTGACCGGTGAGTGCAACCCGCGCCAGGACGCCCTCGAGCTCACCTGGCTCACGCCCGAGGAGGCCGCGCACCCCGACGTGCTGGCCGACATGGAGGGTGGCCGCGGCGTGCTGCTCAAGCAGGCCCTCGCCCACGTGGGCGCCCTGCGCTGA